A segment of the Lepus europaeus isolate LE1 chromosome X, mLepTim1.pri, whole genome shotgun sequence genome:
TGTATGTAAATATCCCTGTCTCCAGGAGGTAGATCTTAACTCTCCTCTCCTTGAACATGGGAGGATCTTTGTGACTCAGTGACTCCAAGTATGGAAAGGGAAACACAGAAAGTTTACATTAGTGAAATGTGGCAGATACCACCTCATGTTCATATCCTATTGCCTCATGATGTGATGTGATATGATGTGACTATGTGAAGGGCGCTTCACCTCTTCCCAAAAACCCATTATGACCCCAGTCTAACAGAGAAAATATTAGACAAATCTAACCCGAGAAACATTTCTACAAAATAGccagctgtttttttttcattttcaattatctttacatacagaagatcgatttagtatatactaagtaaagatttcatcagtttgcacccacatagaaacacaaggtgtaaaaatactgtttcagtactagttatagcattacttcacattggacaacacattaaggaaagatcccacatgagacgtaagtacacagtgactcctgttgttgatttaacaatttgacactcttgtttatggcgtcagtaatctccctaggctctagtcatgagttgccgaggctatggatcttattccaacagggtcatagtcaaagtggaagttctctcctcccttcagagaaaggtacctccttctttgatggccccattctttccactgggatctcactctcagagatctttcatttaggtctttttttttttttccagagtgtcttggctttccatacctaaaatactctcatgggctcttgagctagatccgaatgccttaagggctgattctgaggccagagtgttatttaggacatctgccattctatgagtctgctgtgtctcccacttcccatgttggattgttctctccctttttggttctatcagttattattagcagacactagtcttgtttgtgtgatccctttgactcttagacctatcagtgtgatcaattgtgaactgaagatgatcacttggactagtaagatggcattggtacatgtcaccttgatggaattgtattggaatcccctggcacgtttctaactccctcatttggggcaagtccaattgagcatgcctcaaattgtacatctcctccctctctttttcccactcttatatttaacagggatcacttttcagttaaaatttaaacacctaagaataattgtgtgttaattacagagttcaaccactagaaaattaatcaattcttaaaaaaatatcatgtaggatctctgtccttaatgtgctgtacattgtgatttaatgctataactagtattccaacagtatttttcacttggtgttgctatgtgagggcaaactgttgaaatctttacttaatatatactaaactggccggcgccgtggctcaacaggctaatcctccgccttgcggcgccggcacaccgggttctagtcccggtcggggcaccgatcctgtcccggttgcccctcttccaggccagctctctgctgtggccagggagtgcagtggaggatggcccaagtccttgggccctgcaccccatgggagaccaggagaagcacctggctcctgccatcggatcagcgcggtgcgccggccgcagcgcgctaccacggcggccattagagggtgaaccaatggcaaaggaagacctttctctctgtctctctctctctcactgtccactctgcctgtcaaaaaaaaaaaaagaagacatgacAACTAAAAGTAATGTGGgatcctggattgaattctaagTGAAACAATTGTTGAAATAACAATAAAGTATAGAGTTAATACTATTTTACCAATAAGTTTATTTGTTTTGGCCAATGTACCATGAATATATGGTTATGCTAACATTAGAGAAAGCTGGGCAAAGGGTATATGGAAACTTTTTGTAATTTTCCCCAAAACCTAAAATTATTCCagtataaaaagtttatttaaaaaaccaaaacattCAATAACTTCTCATTTCATTCAGACTAGAAGCCAAAGTCTCTACAGTGGCTTACATGATCCTATGCTACTTGACTTTATATCTTTATTACTTATTAGACCTCATCTACTATGcttaaatgaatggatgaatgacaCTCTAAATCAAAGGAATCCAAGTCTAAATGATCATTACAATCATCTGGGAAACTACTGAAAATGCAGAGTTCAAGGCTACATCTCAGAGATTTCTGAATCAGTCTTTCTGAGGTAGAagctggaaatttatatatatatatatatatatatatatatatatatatatatatattttacttagagagaaacagacacagaccacacactggttcactctccaaatgcctacaatggccggggctgggccaggcctgaagtGGATGCCCATTcaggtcctcccatgtgggtagcaagagcccaattacttgggccatcactgctacctcccacagtctgtattaacaagaagctggagtcaaacccaggtactccaatgtgagaggcaggcatcttaaccactaggctaactgcctgctcccagaaatatatatttttacaagTACCCTAGATAGTTCTGAGAATTAGTCAGGTTTGGAAGATTCTCAAGGTGAAAAAACTTATGAATTCTCTTATTAATTGAAAGCAAATAATTGTGACTACTGTAATTGAAGAGGAAAATTGAGACATTCTGAGGTACTGACTATTAAAGATAAAAGTGAATCTTCGAAGGATAAGTCTACCTTTAGTTCAGAATAGTGGTTCTCAACTGGGAGCAATTCTGCCCTCCAGAgaacatttggcaatgtctggaaacATTCGTAGTTGTCACAATTGAGGAGAGGGAGTATTAGTGGCACCTAGTGGATAGAGGCTGGAGATGCTGCTACACATCCTATAATACATAGGACAGCCCCAAGTAACAAAAATATCTGACCTAAAATGTCAGTGCGAAGACTTTGAAACCCTGCCTTAGCATGACTGATGGCCACTTATTTTCCACTAGTCATCTCCACTGACAATCTGCTCAGTATTCTACACAAATCAACATACTATTGGGCAACTTAAAATTTCCCcccaattttttatttgtaaaatcttTATTCATTatagaaaagttgaaagaataaTGTAAACCCACAGAAAATTAACATTTCACtgtatttgctttgttttattataCACACCATCTGTAAACACatatactgtttttgttttgctgaatCATTTAAAAGTAGCAGGCATCATGACACTTCAGCATGTATCTCCTACATGATTACAATACCATTATCTTATCTAAGGATGTTAGTCAATATTTTATGTCATCTTCACACTTCCCAAGTTGCCTTCAAAATGCCTTTTACAGCTCTATAGCTCCAAGATCACTTATCACATTTAGTTAATAAGTCCCTTTAGtcttttttaacttgagaggagggagggggagggagagagagagagagggagggagaacaagAATGcactcatctgctgtttcactctcccagTACCTGCCACAGTTTGGCCTGGGCTGAGGCTGCCAGAGCTgcgagcaggaactcaatccaggtctcccatgtgggaaccaaATTACTTGGACCACCACCgcatcactgcttcccaaggtttAAATGAGAAGgtagctggagccagaagccagagctagctattgaacctagacactccaatatgagatgcgggCATTGTTAAGATTTAACCAGAGTCTTAAcccctgggccaaatgcctgcccccttagTCTCTTTTAATCCAGAAGAGTTCCCCTATTTGTTTTTCATGACATTGTCTGAAGAAACCCAGCTCACTGTTTTTAGAATGGCTTCTATTTTGGAGTTGTCTCATTGTTTCCTCGTGGTGTCATTTaacatatttcttttcctttttacacATTAGAAGCTAAGTCTTGACTCCATTAGTTCAAGTTAAATGCTTTcaatggagtgggcatttggcttagctgAAAAGATGCCTGTATTCCACATTAGAATGCCTAGCTTTGATACTTACCTccagcttctgatttcagcttcctgcccatgcagactctgggaggcagtggtgacatcttatgtaattgggttcctgtcactcatgtgggagacttggattgagttttgggctctcAGCCTTGACTCAGCCCAGTctcaaccattgcaggcatttgggaggtgaaccagcagatgggagcatgcgCACTCACATGcactctctcttctctgactcttaaataaataaataaatgagtagttTTTGGCACTGACACTTCACAGGTGATGCTGCATATTTCTCACTGCATTACATCAGAAGAAACACATGTTAGGTTATCCATCACTGAAGCTAAGTTTTATCTCTGGAGTAACATGGTGATCACCAAATCTCTGCTGTAAAGGCATACTTCCTCTTGGAATCAGAATGTGTAAATATcttatttcttcataattttcACCCCAGTAGTTTTAGCATCCACTGATAAGCTTTGTCTGAAATACTTATTACATCAGGGTTAGAAAATGGTGATTATTTCAAAGCTTATACTTCTTTTTACAATTACTAGCTCATAATATTCTATAAACAGCAAACgaacattcttttattttctccctaCGTTTTTCATTTACCACTATGAACTATGAGTTTCTGTTGTTCTTAAATCActccctttggggctggtgctgcggtgtaacaggtaaagctgccacctgcagtgttggtatcccataaggatgctggttcgagtcctggctgctctacttctgatctagctctctgctatggcctgggaaagcagtagaagatcgcccaagtccttgagcccctgcaccctcgtgggagatcctgaggaagttgctggcttcggatcagcccagctctggccattgtggcttggggagtgaaccagtggatggaagactctgcctctgcctctctgtaactctacctttcaaataaattaataattatttttaaaaattactgccttcattcttttttttggacagttaAATTGTCCCAaatttggagccagcattgtggcacatcaggttaagccactgcctggggtgtcagcatcccatatcagagtgccaatttgagtcccagctgctctgctttcaatccagctctttgctaatgaacCTGCGGAAGACAGCCTgagtttttgggtccctgtcaccaacatcggagacccaatggagttccaggatcctggtttctacctggccaaattctggctattgcaggcatttggggagtgaaccagtggacaggagatctttttctctctttatcactcttcctttcaaataaaataaatattttaaaacattttcccaCATCTGTTGAGTGGAAAATCATTCAAACTGGCTCATGTGAGTTTCTGATATGACCTAATCAGCCTTTGATCACTTCTTCCTATGGTTAtctgttttttaagaattatttaggccggcgccgtggctcaacaggctaatcctccgccttgcggcgccggcacaccgggttctagtcccggtcggggcaccgatcctgtcccggttgcccctcttccaggccagctctctgctgtggctagggagtgcagtggaggatggcccaagtccttgggtcctgcaccccatgggagaccaggagaagcacctggctcctgccatcggaacagcgcggtgcgccggccgcagcgcgctaccgcggcggccattggagggtgaaccaacggcaaaaggaagccctttctctctgtctctctctctcactgtccactctgcctgtcaaaaaaaaaaaaaaacaaaacaaaacaaaaaaaaaagaattatttaatgtttatttgctgAAATTCCTATAACATCTGTTCATtggttttagttttagtttttgcaGCAACAGAGCACTTTTCTTCCTCCATGTGAAATATTCTGTTACTTAAATGAAGACATTATATTTGAGTTAGAGCAATTCTtctttttcctaaatttttatttatcatatttatttgtaaggcagagatgagagacagagaaacctccctatctactggttcacttctcaaatgcacacaacagcaggggctgggccagttcaaagctacaaactcaatccagtctctcACACCAGTGGCATTGTCCCAacaatttgagccatcacattagcaggaagttgaaatcagaaatggatccgagactcaaacctaggcactccaatatgggatgtgggaatcaaAAGTGGCATCTTAGTCATTGTGTCACATGTCCAACCCCAGGTTGGAGCAATTCTATGATACTACTTCACTAATATCATACATGTACATAAATTGTTAATTTAGACCTACTCAGATGTTCACTTCATTTCTAACCCTCACACTTTAGGATGGCCATGGCATTTATTACTTAGTTCATTTTCTAAAAGTTGTTGAGACTTCAaaggttcattttcaaaattccatgttaatctgaaatttaaaaaataatttgagaaatgGTTGTATCAAAAAAGCTGGGTCACAATTTCCTTTACAGGTTAGAAATCCGTTATCCAAAAATGCTTGGGATCTTAACACTTTGGTATTTAGGCTTGTTTTTCAATAAGAATAcatgcagagaagtgctgttttGGGAGGTGATGTGAAGTTGTTTTCCACTTTGCTGTTGccactatatacatatataaaaataaagagctAAATTTGAACaaattcaaaaatctgaaaagacTAAAAAAGTACAGGTCTCCACCTAGTATAATTAACAGAGAAACAGAGTAGGGTAGGGAAGAAGAGAAGTGGGAGGACAGGGGGAGTGAGGAGTGGGAGAGTGAGtgactgggagagggagaggcagagagagagagagagagagagagagacagagagagaggtcttccatccatgggtgatgacagcatcccatatagcagcaccagtttcagtcccagccactctgcttctactccagctccctgctaatgcacctgggaaagcagcagaagctggcccaagtgcttgggcccctgatatcaatgtgggagacacacgtggagttcttggctcttcctctcccttggcaactaaggccatttggggagtgaacgagtgaatggaagatctctctctgtccctccctccctgtcattctgacttttggataaatataaacttttaaagttaaaaaaagaacctgCAAGTGCACCAATCATTCAGAAAGTACCTTTGTTCAGAAGAGGAAGGAAGTCAGATGCTTTTTCTCGAAAAACCCTTTGAGCATCCTCAGCTTTCATGGTCACTTCCTTTGTTTGAACTAGGAAAAAGCCTTTACCAACCatctgtggaaaataaaattgcatttacattttaaaatgaacttttgaGGCTAAAACAATGTTTTCCTGCTCCAGTAGTTTTCTGTATCAAATGCAATgccacatttttgtttttgttatgacTCTAATTCAGAACATGTGCTGTAACAAGTTATCATATATATGACATTCTTTCTTCATACctactcttttaaaattattttttaaattttaaaaatttatttgaaaggccgagttacagagggagggagaagaagagagagagggagagggaaagggagagagagaaggagaggggggaggggggagggaggggggagggagggagggagggagggagagggggagaggagaaggaaaggagggagggagagggggagagggggaaaggaggagaaagggaaaggggagagggaagtatgttccatctgctggttcactccccaaatgtccagggctatgtcaagctgaagccaggagactggagcttctgcCTATCtgccacatggatagcaggggcccaagcacataggccatcctccactgctttcctaggagcattggcaggaagctggatcggaagtggagcagccaggtcttgaaccagtgcccttacgtaattctggtgtcacaggcagtggcttaacctactatgttaCAATGCTGACCCGTCATACCTActcttaatattaatattaatataaaaatgttttaaattgtgttttaagTGACTCTAAGagtcaaataaatatgaattatcCCTTAAACTtaaaacacaattaaaaacattttttgattGGAATTACCAGACAGAAACTTTAGTTTGGTGATATTGCAAATATCCAATGTGAAGAGAATGTTTAGTAATGTAAGGTACATTCACATGATGAAATACCAGAGTTTATTACATTTATCGTAGCTCATTAAATATTACAaagattttataataaaatggggGAAGGCTTGTTTAACAATGTTAATTTTAAAGGGCAtgatataggggctggcattgtgctgcagcaggttaagctaccacttgaccctgacatcccatataagcattggttcaagtcctgactgctccacttctgatccagctccctgctaatgtgcctgggaaagccacggaAGGTGGTctgagggcttgggcctctgccacccatatgggagacctagatggctccaggcttcagcgcAGTCCAatcctgttgtagccatttggggagtaaaaccagcagatggaagacctctgtctctccctctctctttctctaactctgcctttcaaataaatcttataaaaaatcacatttataaaGTATTCATTACATGTCAGGCAGTTTTATGCACTTTACATGTATAATACACTTAACCCTCTCATGAGATAGGTACTATTATTACCCGCATTGTAGGGATGAGAAAAAATAGGTACAGCAGAGTGGTTaagaaacttgcccaaggtcatataaCTATTATGTAACAAAGCTGTTATTCAACTCCAGTACTATCTCAGATAAAAGAAgacatacattaaaaataattgcagaaaattgggactggctttgtggcacagcgggttaagctgccacttggtatggctgtatctcatattggagtgcctgggatcaatttccacctctgcttccaatccagattcctgctaatgcgcctgggaagcagcagaaaatggctcaggtacttcggcttctgctacccatgtgggaaacccagatggaatccctggcttctggctttggcctggtccagctccagctctagccccagctgttgcaggcatctggcacagtgaaccaggggatataagactctgtgtgtgtgtgtatgtgtgtgtgtgctttgtcactatgcctttcaaacaaatctttaagaaaactgCAGAAAATTAAATGGATATCACTGCCAGATGATTgtaaatttacttaaaatatcagaaaacaaTCCTACCTCTATTTCTAATTTGATAGGCTACTCATCATCTCCCATTTTATAGCCAGACACATAAACTGATGATTAATTTGAGTGTTACCTAAAACAAATAGCTATGgaactattttttaatatttcactagatatttgaagattcattttcataaaaattctACTTTTAAAGACTTGAAAATAGTGGTAACAacttaaaattatgaaatattccCAAACAATTCAAGCTATTTTATTGTAATTTATCCTGTATATATCTGTGATGTAAGAATAAGCAAGAAATCTGATTtttagatgagaaaaccaaggcccaGTAACTTCTCCTGACTCCctgaagaatgtgttttctgcttTATCCAGCCTTTCTGGACTTGTCTCAAATTTTATACTTCTTACCTCAAAAACCATTATATgttcaatttataaaaatattatgaaacaaaATTCTGTGATACTCTTAGAGTTTAATAAAACTAGAGTTAGCAATCACAGTTGCAATCTAAGCTGTCCTAAGACATTTGTGTTATATGAAAAAGAATCAAGTTTTTTATAATCTCAGAATTAACTAGTTTTTACACATATTTTCCCAGGGAACTCaagcttcattaaaaaaaagtgatctctCTTAACACAACATGGAAGCCTTCTGTCTTTCAGCATTCTTTGATATCCTCTTCACATGTACTTGGCATTTCAGAATTAGGATAATTCTAGTCTTAGACGCCTCAGGCTGGAGCACCCTGGAGTCCATATGCATTTGGTCAGGTTCCTACTGCACCAGGCATTCATCTACTTTCCTTTACCACTGAAGCAGCATGACAGTGTCATGCTTCAGTGTAGACACCTTGGCCTACACAGCCAGATTGCCTGGATTTGAATTGCAGCTCACCATTTACCAGCTGAGTGATGTTTTGCAAGTTACTAACGCTCTCTGATTCACTTtccacatctataaaatggggaataATGGCACCTATTTTGCTGGGTTGTTTTTTCGATTGTTGAGTAAATTCATTTAAATTCCTTACaatagtgcctggcatatagtaaAAGTTGTATGAATGGCAGCTATTATTATTGTTGcaggatttttgtttattttgtattccATAAGGACATCTAAAGAACCTCATTCTTCCTGGTCATATTCCTTTCAAGGACACTCAACATTGCCATTCTACACATCAGACAGTGTTAAAAGGTTAAGAACATCTGAAGACTCATGAAGAAAGACtgttttgaggggctggcactgtggcatagtgggctaagcctccgcctgcagcgccagcattccatatgggcaccagttctagtccctactgttctacttcaaatccagccctctgctctggcctgaaaatgcagtagaagatggcccaaatccttgagcccctgcactcatgtgggaggcccggaagaagctcctggctcctggtttcagattagctcagctccggctgtggcagccatctggggagtgaaccagcaggtggaagatctttctgtctctccctctctctgtaactccatctctcaaacaaataaacaaatcttaaaaaaaaaaaagataatgaaagaTGAAGTAGAGGTTGCTTTCTCAGTCACAACAGGGTCcaaaaattgtattctcaaatgACTTTTCAAACTTCTAAGCAATTAGAATTccaaagaaatctccacactaagtaattttaaaaggccatgcttggggccggcgctgtggcacagcaggtaaagtcgctacctgcagtactggcatcccatatggacgccagttcaagtcccggctgctccacttccgatccagttctctgctatggcctgggaaagcagtagatgatgcccaagttcttgggcccctgcacccaagtgggaagaccggggaagctcctggctgctggctttggatcagtgcaactccagccattacggccaattggggagtgaaccagtggatggaagacctctctctctctctctctctgcctctccttctctctgtgtaactctgactttcaaataaataaatctttttgaaaaaggcTATGCTTTACTATGTAGTACTGCTTTTAAAGCTTCTGTGGAAATCATTTGTTATAAAGAATGGAAATTCTTTAAGGGCAGAAAATTTTGTCTGTGTATCTTTTCCATCTCCAGCATATAGTATATTTCATCAATCTCTAAGTTGTCATCTCAGATAAGCAAAAATGTCAGAAACAAACATATACACTATAATCAATGAAATATAGTAACAGTAACTTTATATAATAGGTGATTAATGAATGTTTACTGAATTATAGTTTTTAGAAATCTCTATGGAAAAGTATTTTGAGTTCCAAACAACTTGTTTACAGGCATGTCTATGGGGGTACAGAGGTAGACGCCTACACTTCAATACAGGGATGCCTGTATTTCTAAGTCAATTTGAAAAGAAAGGAGTTCTCCAGAGCAGTGAGTTTCTACAGTAAGTATATGTCTATTCACCTTCTATATCTCCTTACCTCATCAATTAGTTTCCTGGCATTTGCGATAGTATAATCACCAGCAAATAACACCACTAAGCACGATTCATCACTGTTCTTCTGTCTCTGACCCCGGGATACTGGAACGATGCTTCTATTAGCTTCTGTGGAAACGCGGACAGCTTTGAGCTCTTCAGTAGTAGGTACAGGAACATAGTCCTGCACCACAGCATTTTCTGGAAGAAGACTCCAGTTGAGTTCTCCGGACACAGGTGTAAAGTCATGAATATTACTCCATGTATTATTGAAGATACTCAGCCCTGCATCTTTGAACTGAAAAGCTAATTCAGGGTAGTACCACTGAAAACAGCCAAACTTGATATTTGTGGAAGACTCAATAATGGGTTGCGTTGCGCAGCACAAAAAGACTTCCAGCTTTCTACAATCACGCACACGAAATTGTTGGCAGGCTAACGTGCACTTGCAATCTCTGCAATTCCGGAAAAACACACTGCCTTTCACAGGTCCCAGAAAAATGATGCAGTTAGTACAGTCATCGATAGTAACTGTGGCAGAGTGATCAAAAATGTAGATGTTACAGTTCTCACAGTCTTGAATAAGAAACTGTtgtcctgccacttttccaggtAAGCGACCTACTGTTTCATCCTTCAGTCCACTGAACATGTAGTCTTTTGGATCCACCTACAGGGACAAAACATAGACTTTGAGTATATCAATTAAGTGCTTGTTGGGTGCCAGGCACAGTCCTTAGTGCTCAAATATCAAGTTTCTGATCTCACTGACTTTGCAATGTAGTAAGGAAATGAACAGGAAAATATTATTCTCCCAATAAATAAAAGGCATGGTGGGGGGGAGAATAAGCAGACATTCACAAAGTTCACTGTGCGAACACTGTTTGGTTCTTGTTTCAATATACCAATTGTAAAAAACACTTTTGTGGATAAGtggaaaaatacacacacacacacacacagcatattAGATGATACTAAGGAATTTCTCAGTGCCCagatttgatacccagctctgattCCTGACAATAGCTCCCTACTCCAGTGGATAGGGatatctactgtttttttttaaagatttattttattatttacttgaaagagttacagagagaggtagggagagggaggggaagagggagagggagagagagagagagggagagagggagagagggagagagggagagagggagagagggagagagggagagagggagagagggagaaatgtctaccatctactatttcactccccaaagggctgtgaTGGTCTTACTA
Coding sequences within it:
- the RP2 gene encoding protein XRP2 is translated as MGCFFSKRRKTEKESRPESEEEQPKQYSWDQREKVDPKDYMFSGLKDETVGRLPGKVAGQQFLIQDCENCNIYIFDHSATVTIDDCTNCIIFLGPVKGSVFFRNCRDCKCTLACQQFRVRDCRKLEVFLCCATQPIIESSTNIKFGCFQWYYPELAFQFKDAGLSIFNNTWSNIHDFTPVSGELNWSLLPENAVVQDYVPVPTTEELKAVRVSTEANRSIVPVSRGQRQKNSDESCLVVLFAGDYTIANARKLIDEMVGKGFFLVQTKEVTMKAEDAQRVFREKASDFLPLLNKGPVIALEFNGDGAVEQCQLIVDEIFSGTKMFVSESKETASEDVDNFYNFADVQMGM